One genomic segment of Vulpes vulpes isolate BD-2025 chromosome 2, VulVul3, whole genome shotgun sequence includes these proteins:
- the LOC112920814 gene encoding cyclin-dependent kinase 3 isoform X1, translating into MIVTQRERERQRHRQREKQAPCREPDVGLDPGSPGSCPGPKAGAQPLRHPGIPDIIFIRIFKNPSPLFGMLPKPGIYYFPWEVSAGQVPDGGALRTFGRLCLYDMTQSRMTLRAQHGSDEHQILVCTKLVEPFQAQVDSLYLVLGELEHQDGGSVVKARVLTCVEGMNLPLLEQAVREQRSSAAMDVFQKVEKIGEGTYGVVYKAKNKETGQLVALKKIRLDLETEGVPSTAIREISLLKELKHPNIVRLLDVVHSEKKLYLVFEFLSQDLKKYMDSAPASELPLHLVKVARAGAEGPGAPTGRRRSGSVAAARQSYLFQLLQGVSFCHSHRVIHRDLKPQNLLINELGAIKLADFGLARAFGVPLRTYTHEVVTLWYRAPEILLGTKFYSTAVDVWSIGCIFAEMVTRRALFPGDSEIDQLFRIFRTLGTPSEATWPGVTQLPDYKGSFPKWTRKGLEEIVPSLEPEGKDLLMQLLQYDPSQRISAKAALVHPYFSSAETSPAPHQCVLERFCR; encoded by the exons atgatagtcacacagagagagagagagaggcagagacacaggcagagggagaagcaggctccatgcagggagcccgacgtgggactcgatcccgggtctccaggatcgtgccccgggccaaaggcaggcgcccaaccactgcgccacccagggatccctgatatcaTATTCataa GAATCTTCAAAAATCCCTCTCCACTATTTGGGATGCTGCCCAAACCTGGGATCTATtacttcccctgggaagtcagTGCTGGCCAAGTTCCCGATGGGGGCGCGCTAAGAACATTCGGCAG GTTGTGCCTCTATGACATGACCCAATCCCGAATGACCCTGCGAGCTCAGCATGGATCTGACGAGCACCAGATCCTGGTCTGCACCAAGCTAGTGGAGCCGTTCCAAGCCCAAGTGGACTCCCTGTACCTTGTCCTTGGGGAGCTCGAACACCAAG ACGGAGGCTCCGTGGTGAAGGCCCGGGTGCTGACTTGTGTGGAAGGAATGAACCTGCCCTTGTTAGAACAAGCCGTGCGGGAGCAGAGGAG CTCTGCGGCCATGGATGTGTTCCAGAAGGTAGAGAAGATCGGAGAGGGCACCTATGGGGTGGTGTATAAGGCCAAGAACAAGGAGACGGGGCAGCTTGTGGCCCTCAAGAAGATCAGGCTGGATCT GGAAACCGAGGGAGTCCCGAGCACCGCCATCAGGGAGATCTCCCTGCTCAAAGAGCTTAAGCACCCCAACATCGTCAG GCTGCTGGACGTGGTGCACAGCGAGAAGAAGCTTTACCTGGTGTTTGAGTTCCTCAGCCAGGACCTGAAGAAGTACATGGACTCGGCGCCGGCCTCCGAGCTGCCCCTGCACCTGGTCAAGGTAGCGAGGGCGGGTGCGGAGGGCCCGGGCGCGCCCACCGGCCGCCGTCGCTCAGGCAGCGTCGCCGCGGCTCGGCAGAGCTACCTCTTCCAGCTGCTGCAGGGGGTGAGCTTCTGCCACTCTCATCGGGTCATCCACCGAGACCTGAAGCCCCAGAACCTGCTCATCAACGAGCTGGGGGCCATCAAGCTGGCCGACTTCGGACTGGCTCGAGCCTTCGGGGTGCCCCTGCGCACCTACACCCACGAG GTGGTGACGCTCTGGTATCGCGCCCCTGAGATCCTCTTGGGCACCAAGTTCTATTCCACAGCTGTGGACGTCTGGAGCATTGGTTGCATCTTTGCCGAGATG GTGACCCGCAGAGCCCTGTTTCCTGGTGACTCTGAGATTGACCAGCTCTTTCGAATCTTTCGGACCCTGGGGACACCCAGTGAAGCCACGTGGCCAGGGGTCACCCAGCTGCCTGACTATAAGGGCAGTTTCCCCAAGTGGACCAGGAAGGGGCTGGAGGAGATCGTGCCCAGTCTGGAACCAGAGGGCAAGGACCTGCTCATG CAACTCCTGCAGTACGACCCCAGCCAGCGGATCTCAGCCAAGGCTGCCCTTGTGCACCCCTACTTCTCGTCTGCCGAgacctccccagctccccaccagTGTGTGCTGGAGCGTTTCTGCCGATGA
- the LOC112920814 gene encoding cyclin-dependent kinase 3 isoform X2, giving the protein MIVTQRERERQRHRQREKQAPCREPDVGLDPGSPGSCPGPKAGAQPLRHPGIPDIIFIRIFKNPSPLFGMLPKPGIYYFPWEVSAGQVPDGGALRTFGRLCLYDMTQSRMTLRAQHGSDEHQILVCTKLVEPFQAQVDSLYLVLGELEHQDGGSVVKARVLTCVEGMNLPLLEQAVREQRSSAAMDVFQKVEKIGEGTYGVVYKAKNKETGQLVALKKIRLDLETEGVPSTAIREISLLKELKHPNIVRLLDVVHSEKKLYLVFEFLSQDLKKYMDSAPASELPLHLVKSYLFQLLQGVSFCHSHRVIHRDLKPQNLLINELGAIKLADFGLARAFGVPLRTYTHEVVTLWYRAPEILLGTKFYSTAVDVWSIGCIFAEMVTRRALFPGDSEIDQLFRIFRTLGTPSEATWPGVTQLPDYKGSFPKWTRKGLEEIVPSLEPEGKDLLMQLLQYDPSQRISAKAALVHPYFSSAETSPAPHQCVLERFCR; this is encoded by the exons atgatagtcacacagagagagagagagaggcagagacacaggcagagggagaagcaggctccatgcagggagcccgacgtgggactcgatcccgggtctccaggatcgtgccccgggccaaaggcaggcgcccaaccactgcgccacccagggatccctgatatcaTATTCataa GAATCTTCAAAAATCCCTCTCCACTATTTGGGATGCTGCCCAAACCTGGGATCTATtacttcccctgggaagtcagTGCTGGCCAAGTTCCCGATGGGGGCGCGCTAAGAACATTCGGCAG GTTGTGCCTCTATGACATGACCCAATCCCGAATGACCCTGCGAGCTCAGCATGGATCTGACGAGCACCAGATCCTGGTCTGCACCAAGCTAGTGGAGCCGTTCCAAGCCCAAGTGGACTCCCTGTACCTTGTCCTTGGGGAGCTCGAACACCAAG ACGGAGGCTCCGTGGTGAAGGCCCGGGTGCTGACTTGTGTGGAAGGAATGAACCTGCCCTTGTTAGAACAAGCCGTGCGGGAGCAGAGGAG CTCTGCGGCCATGGATGTGTTCCAGAAGGTAGAGAAGATCGGAGAGGGCACCTATGGGGTGGTGTATAAGGCCAAGAACAAGGAGACGGGGCAGCTTGTGGCCCTCAAGAAGATCAGGCTGGATCT GGAAACCGAGGGAGTCCCGAGCACCGCCATCAGGGAGATCTCCCTGCTCAAAGAGCTTAAGCACCCCAACATCGTCAG GCTGCTGGACGTGGTGCACAGCGAGAAGAAGCTTTACCTGGTGTTTGAGTTCCTCAGCCAGGACCTGAAGAAGTACATGGACTCGGCGCCGGCCTCCGAGCTGCCCCTGCACCTGGTCAAG AGCTACCTCTTCCAGCTGCTGCAGGGGGTGAGCTTCTGCCACTCTCATCGGGTCATCCACCGAGACCTGAAGCCCCAGAACCTGCTCATCAACGAGCTGGGGGCCATCAAGCTGGCCGACTTCGGACTGGCTCGAGCCTTCGGGGTGCCCCTGCGCACCTACACCCACGAG GTGGTGACGCTCTGGTATCGCGCCCCTGAGATCCTCTTGGGCACCAAGTTCTATTCCACAGCTGTGGACGTCTGGAGCATTGGTTGCATCTTTGCCGAGATG GTGACCCGCAGAGCCCTGTTTCCTGGTGACTCTGAGATTGACCAGCTCTTTCGAATCTTTCGGACCCTGGGGACACCCAGTGAAGCCACGTGGCCAGGGGTCACCCAGCTGCCTGACTATAAGGGCAGTTTCCCCAAGTGGACCAGGAAGGGGCTGGAGGAGATCGTGCCCAGTCTGGAACCAGAGGGCAAGGACCTGCTCATG CAACTCCTGCAGTACGACCCCAGCCAGCGGATCTCAGCCAAGGCTGCCCTTGTGCACCCCTACTTCTCGTCTGCCGAgacctccccagctccccaccagTGTGTGCTGGAGCGTTTCTGCCGATGA
- the LOC112920814 gene encoding cyclin-dependent kinase 3 isoform X3, producing the protein MLPKPGIYYFPWEVSAGQVPDGGALRTFGRLCLYDMTQSRMTLRAQHGSDEHQILVCTKLVEPFQAQVDSLYLVLGELEHQDGGSVVKARVLTCVEGMNLPLLEQAVREQRSSAAMDVFQKVEKIGEGTYGVVYKAKNKETGQLVALKKIRLDLETEGVPSTAIREISLLKELKHPNIVRLLDVVHSEKKLYLVFEFLSQDLKKYMDSAPASELPLHLVKVARAGAEGPGAPTGRRRSGSVAAARQSYLFQLLQGVSFCHSHRVIHRDLKPQNLLINELGAIKLADFGLARAFGVPLRTYTHEVVTLWYRAPEILLGTKFYSTAVDVWSIGCIFAEMVTRRALFPGDSEIDQLFRIFRTLGTPSEATWPGVTQLPDYKGSFPKWTRKGLEEIVPSLEPEGKDLLMQLLQYDPSQRISAKAALVHPYFSSAETSPAPHQCVLERFCR; encoded by the exons ATGCTGCCCAAACCTGGGATCTATtacttcccctgggaagtcagTGCTGGCCAAGTTCCCGATGGGGGCGCGCTAAGAACATTCGGCAG GTTGTGCCTCTATGACATGACCCAATCCCGAATGACCCTGCGAGCTCAGCATGGATCTGACGAGCACCAGATCCTGGTCTGCACCAAGCTAGTGGAGCCGTTCCAAGCCCAAGTGGACTCCCTGTACCTTGTCCTTGGGGAGCTCGAACACCAAG ACGGAGGCTCCGTGGTGAAGGCCCGGGTGCTGACTTGTGTGGAAGGAATGAACCTGCCCTTGTTAGAACAAGCCGTGCGGGAGCAGAGGAG CTCTGCGGCCATGGATGTGTTCCAGAAGGTAGAGAAGATCGGAGAGGGCACCTATGGGGTGGTGTATAAGGCCAAGAACAAGGAGACGGGGCAGCTTGTGGCCCTCAAGAAGATCAGGCTGGATCT GGAAACCGAGGGAGTCCCGAGCACCGCCATCAGGGAGATCTCCCTGCTCAAAGAGCTTAAGCACCCCAACATCGTCAG GCTGCTGGACGTGGTGCACAGCGAGAAGAAGCTTTACCTGGTGTTTGAGTTCCTCAGCCAGGACCTGAAGAAGTACATGGACTCGGCGCCGGCCTCCGAGCTGCCCCTGCACCTGGTCAAGGTAGCGAGGGCGGGTGCGGAGGGCCCGGGCGCGCCCACCGGCCGCCGTCGCTCAGGCAGCGTCGCCGCGGCTCGGCAGAGCTACCTCTTCCAGCTGCTGCAGGGGGTGAGCTTCTGCCACTCTCATCGGGTCATCCACCGAGACCTGAAGCCCCAGAACCTGCTCATCAACGAGCTGGGGGCCATCAAGCTGGCCGACTTCGGACTGGCTCGAGCCTTCGGGGTGCCCCTGCGCACCTACACCCACGAG GTGGTGACGCTCTGGTATCGCGCCCCTGAGATCCTCTTGGGCACCAAGTTCTATTCCACAGCTGTGGACGTCTGGAGCATTGGTTGCATCTTTGCCGAGATG GTGACCCGCAGAGCCCTGTTTCCTGGTGACTCTGAGATTGACCAGCTCTTTCGAATCTTTCGGACCCTGGGGACACCCAGTGAAGCCACGTGGCCAGGGGTCACCCAGCTGCCTGACTATAAGGGCAGTTTCCCCAAGTGGACCAGGAAGGGGCTGGAGGAGATCGTGCCCAGTCTGGAACCAGAGGGCAAGGACCTGCTCATG CAACTCCTGCAGTACGACCCCAGCCAGCGGATCTCAGCCAAGGCTGCCCTTGTGCACCCCTACTTCTCGTCTGCCGAgacctccccagctccccaccagTGTGTGCTGGAGCGTTTCTGCCGATGA
- the LOC112920814 gene encoding cyclin-dependent kinase 3 isoform X4, translating to MTQSRMTLRAQHGSDEHQILVCTKLVEPFQAQVDSLYLVLGELEHQDGGSVVKARVLTCVEGMNLPLLEQAVREQRSSAAMDVFQKVEKIGEGTYGVVYKAKNKETGQLVALKKIRLDLETEGVPSTAIREISLLKELKHPNIVRLLDVVHSEKKLYLVFEFLSQDLKKYMDSAPASELPLHLVKVARAGAEGPGAPTGRRRSGSVAAARQSYLFQLLQGVSFCHSHRVIHRDLKPQNLLINELGAIKLADFGLARAFGVPLRTYTHEVVTLWYRAPEILLGTKFYSTAVDVWSIGCIFAEMVTRRALFPGDSEIDQLFRIFRTLGTPSEATWPGVTQLPDYKGSFPKWTRKGLEEIVPSLEPEGKDLLMQLLQYDPSQRISAKAALVHPYFSSAETSPAPHQCVLERFCR from the exons ATGACCCAATCCCGAATGACCCTGCGAGCTCAGCATGGATCTGACGAGCACCAGATCCTGGTCTGCACCAAGCTAGTGGAGCCGTTCCAAGCCCAAGTGGACTCCCTGTACCTTGTCCTTGGGGAGCTCGAACACCAAG ACGGAGGCTCCGTGGTGAAGGCCCGGGTGCTGACTTGTGTGGAAGGAATGAACCTGCCCTTGTTAGAACAAGCCGTGCGGGAGCAGAGGAG CTCTGCGGCCATGGATGTGTTCCAGAAGGTAGAGAAGATCGGAGAGGGCACCTATGGGGTGGTGTATAAGGCCAAGAACAAGGAGACGGGGCAGCTTGTGGCCCTCAAGAAGATCAGGCTGGATCT GGAAACCGAGGGAGTCCCGAGCACCGCCATCAGGGAGATCTCCCTGCTCAAAGAGCTTAAGCACCCCAACATCGTCAG GCTGCTGGACGTGGTGCACAGCGAGAAGAAGCTTTACCTGGTGTTTGAGTTCCTCAGCCAGGACCTGAAGAAGTACATGGACTCGGCGCCGGCCTCCGAGCTGCCCCTGCACCTGGTCAAGGTAGCGAGGGCGGGTGCGGAGGGCCCGGGCGCGCCCACCGGCCGCCGTCGCTCAGGCAGCGTCGCCGCGGCTCGGCAGAGCTACCTCTTCCAGCTGCTGCAGGGGGTGAGCTTCTGCCACTCTCATCGGGTCATCCACCGAGACCTGAAGCCCCAGAACCTGCTCATCAACGAGCTGGGGGCCATCAAGCTGGCCGACTTCGGACTGGCTCGAGCCTTCGGGGTGCCCCTGCGCACCTACACCCACGAG GTGGTGACGCTCTGGTATCGCGCCCCTGAGATCCTCTTGGGCACCAAGTTCTATTCCACAGCTGTGGACGTCTGGAGCATTGGTTGCATCTTTGCCGAGATG GTGACCCGCAGAGCCCTGTTTCCTGGTGACTCTGAGATTGACCAGCTCTTTCGAATCTTTCGGACCCTGGGGACACCCAGTGAAGCCACGTGGCCAGGGGTCACCCAGCTGCCTGACTATAAGGGCAGTTTCCCCAAGTGGACCAGGAAGGGGCTGGAGGAGATCGTGCCCAGTCTGGAACCAGAGGGCAAGGACCTGCTCATG CAACTCCTGCAGTACGACCCCAGCCAGCGGATCTCAGCCAAGGCTGCCCTTGTGCACCCCTACTTCTCGTCTGCCGAgacctccccagctccccaccagTGTGTGCTGGAGCGTTTCTGCCGATGA
- the LOC112920814 gene encoding CST complex subunit TEN1 isoform X5 has product MLPKPGIYYFPWEVSAGQVPDGGALRTFGRLCLYDMTQSRMTLRAQHGSDEHQILVCTKLVEPFQAQVDSLYLVLGELEHQDGGSVVKARVLTCVEGMNLPLLEQAVREQRRYQEERDSSQ; this is encoded by the exons ATGCTGCCCAAACCTGGGATCTATtacttcccctgggaagtcagTGCTGGCCAAGTTCCCGATGGGGGCGCGCTAAGAACATTCGGCAG GTTGTGCCTCTATGACATGACCCAATCCCGAATGACCCTGCGAGCTCAGCATGGATCTGACGAGCACCAGATCCTGGTCTGCACCAAGCTAGTGGAGCCGTTCCAAGCCCAAGTGGACTCCCTGTACCTTGTCCTTGGGGAGCTCGAACACCAAG ACGGAGGCTCCGTGGTGAAGGCCCGGGTGCTGACTTGTGTGGAAGGAATGAACCTGCCCTTGTTAGAACAAGCCGTGCGGGAGCAGAGGAGGTACCAGGAAGAGAGGGACAGCAGCCAGTAG